A window of Selenomonas ruminantium subsp. lactilytica TAM6421 contains these coding sequences:
- a CDS encoding GPW/gp25 family protein: MSVINITADLAKVNFLPATELEEIMQNVKTILTTAKGEARLDRDFGLDVSMLDNPTPHAISQLTRQIVEAIETYEPRAKVLNVTFDGNGEEGELLPTVQVVINE, from the coding sequence CTAGCGAAAGTTAATTTCCTTCCAGCTACTGAGCTAGAGGAAATCATGCAGAATGTAAAAACAATCCTCACAACGGCGAAAGGAGAGGCTAGACTAGACCGTGATTTCGGCCTTGACGTGTCAATGCTTGATAATCCTACCCCTCACGCAATCAGCCAGCTTACGCGGCAAATTGTGGAGGCCATAGAGACCTATGAACCAAGAGCTAAGGTGCTAAATGTAACGTTTGACGGCAATGGAGAGGAGGGGGAACTTCTCCCTACAGTACAGGTGGTGATTAATGAATGA